A portion of the Eubacterium maltosivorans genome contains these proteins:
- a CDS encoding radical SAM protein encodes MASNMSLSENIKSFGMKQVIRYLDADPDKNIPRIIEWVEKFDKDQTIAGQMKVVKKALADENNNWNRLVKSLWTDIDPGVRKRLFNNFIINSVIIGCKRQNMNKEKYDCNIPWAILMDPTSACNLHCTGCWAAEYGDKMSMDFDTLDSIIEQGKALGTYMYIYSGGEPLVRKKDIIKLCEKHDDCAFLSFTNAILIDEAFADEMLRVQNFIPAISVEGFEEETDMRRGKGTYAAVIKAMDILKAKKLPFGFSTCYHRQNTDVIGSEAYFDAMIEKGCKFGWFFTYMPVGVDAVPELMATADQREYMYHQIRKFRGTKPLFTLDFWNDGEYVKGCIAGGRNYLHINAGGDIEPCAFIHYSDSNIHEQTLLEAYRRPLFMQYHKNQPFNPNHLRPCPLLDNPGRLTSMVELSGAHSTDLTHPEDVKALSDKCLDAAKAWKVNADRLWNESHPNH; translated from the coding sequence ATGGCATCAAATATGAGTTTAAGTGAAAACATTAAGTCCTTTGGTATGAAACAGGTCATCAGGTATCTGGATGCAGACCCGGATAAAAATATTCCAAGAATCATTGAGTGGGTCGAAAAATTTGATAAAGACCAGACCATCGCTGGCCAGATGAAGGTCGTCAAGAAAGCTCTGGCCGATGAAAATAACAACTGGAACCGGCTGGTAAAAAGCCTGTGGACCGACATTGACCCCGGTGTCCGAAAGCGTCTCTTTAACAATTTTATCATCAACAGTGTCATCATCGGCTGCAAACGCCAGAACATGAACAAGGAAAAATACGACTGCAATATCCCGTGGGCCATTCTCATGGACCCTACCTCAGCCTGCAATCTGCACTGTACAGGCTGCTGGGCTGCGGAATACGGGGATAAAATGTCCATGGATTTCGATACGCTGGACAGCATCATCGAGCAGGGAAAGGCCCTCGGGACTTATATGTATATCTATTCCGGCGGAGAGCCCCTTGTGCGCAAAAAAGACATTATCAAGCTGTGTGAAAAGCATGACGACTGTGCCTTTCTGTCCTTTACCAACGCTATCCTCATCGACGAAGCCTTTGCCGATGAGATGCTGCGGGTTCAGAACTTTATCCCGGCCATCAGCGTCGAGGGTTTTGAGGAAGAAACCGACATGCGCCGCGGTAAAGGAACCTATGCTGCGGTCATAAAAGCCATGGATATTTTAAAAGCCAAAAAGCTGCCCTTTGGTTTTTCTACCTGCTACCACCGTCAGAATACTGATGTCATCGGCAGTGAGGCGTATTTTGACGCCATGATCGAAAAGGGCTGTAAGTTTGGCTGGTTCTTTACCTATATGCCTGTCGGTGTCGACGCTGTCCCCGAGCTCATGGCCACCGCGGACCAGCGAGAGTACATGTATCACCAGATCCGCAAATTCCGAGGCACCAAGCCCTTGTTTACCCTGGATTTCTGGAATGACGGCGAGTACGTCAAGGGCTGTATCGCAGGAGGCCGCAATTACCTGCACATCAATGCTGGCGGCGACATTGAGCCCTGTGCCTTCATCCATTACTCCGATTCCAACATCCATGAGCAAACCTTACTGGAGGCTTACAGGCGGCCGCTTTTCATGCAGTACCATAAAAACCAGCCCTTCAACCCAAACCATCTGCGCCCCTGTCCGCTGCTTGATAACCCAGGCCGCCTGACCAGCATGGTTGAACTGTCCGGCGCGCACTCCACCGACCTCACTCACCCCGAGGATGTAAAAGCGCTTTCGGACAAATGCCTGGACGCCGCAAAAGCCTGGAAGGTCAACGCTGATCGTCTCTGGAACGAAAGCCATCCAAATCACTGA
- a CDS encoding HAD-IIA family hydrolase, protein MNEALKETLDSIKGFICDMDGVIYHGNRLLPGVPEFVDWLYREDKNFLFLTNSSERSPLELKEKLSRLGLDIDESHFYTSALATAKFLSTQSPGCSAYVIGEPGLINALYSAGITMNDMNPDYVVVGESYNYNYDTILKAVRFVLKGAKLIGTNPDLTGPAEGGLVPACRAFTAPIELATGKSAYFVGKPNPLMVRTGIRMLGVHSEDAAIVGDRMDTDIISGIESGMHTILVLSGVSTPETVQEFPYRPQFILNGVGEIPTN, encoded by the coding sequence ATGAATGAAGCTTTAAAAGAAACCCTTGACAGCATAAAAGGTTTTATCTGTGATATGGACGGCGTTATCTATCATGGTAACCGCCTTCTTCCCGGCGTTCCCGAGTTCGTGGACTGGCTGTACCGGGAGGATAAAAATTTTCTCTTCCTTACAAACTCCAGCGAGCGCTCGCCACTCGAGTTAAAGGAAAAGCTCTCCCGCCTTGGCCTTGACATTGACGAGAGTCATTTTTATACCAGCGCCCTGGCCACCGCTAAATTTCTGAGCACACAGTCACCAGGCTGCTCTGCTTATGTCATCGGTGAGCCCGGTCTCATCAACGCCTTATACAGCGCCGGTATTACCATGAATGATATGAACCCGGATTACGTTGTTGTGGGCGAGAGCTATAATTACAACTATGACACCATCCTGAAGGCCGTTCGTTTTGTCTTAAAAGGTGCTAAGCTCATCGGGACAAACCCGGATCTCACCGGCCCTGCCGAAGGCGGCCTGGTACCAGCCTGCCGAGCATTTACCGCGCCCATCGAGCTGGCAACCGGAAAATCTGCTTATTTTGTCGGAAAGCCAAATCCGCTCATGGTCCGCACTGGTATTCGTATGCTCGGCGTTCATTCTGAGGATGCCGCCATTGTCGGCGACCGCATGGATACGGACATTATCTCCGGTATCGAATCCGGCATGCACACCATCCTGGTCCTCTCCGGCGTCTCCACACCAGAAACCGTCCAGGAATTCCCATACCGTCCACAGTTTATTTTAAACGGGGTGGGGGAAATCCCGACAAATTAG
- the mtcB gene encoding L-carnitine--corrinoid protein Co-methyltransferase MtcB, with product MIRTSLTDVFFTKEDVEKLHESVLHILSTVGVKIENEEARGIYSQHGARVDGDIVYIDEALLNKALKTVPDNFELQGFDRSVAIGLDHDPVIIPTNGTPLVLNFDGSYSDTDLHDVINFYKLIDTSDVIGITSQIAIDVPGLDKSRDRYLPQLALMLKYSHKPIFNVLTATENNYKKSDLETGTREGIQFAKKFFGIEDKYVCYSGGCVISPLAVGWESMAYFMGEIKENQPLSITACSMTNLTAPGSLFGSVVQDAAAVLSIVVLSQLMNPGLPCMYTSLSSMTDMRYVQLCMGAPEFSLITLAHIALANYYRIPARMGGGLGDAFKADYQAGVESTVGLMAPMLTQTAMIVHGVGTMGSFNLTSYEKFIEDEETIRYLKRMRKGFDVSDDHQKKALKSIEKTGPRGNYLSGRTPKEYREDNYLASAVFNRKGCKENTREEEGDIRDRAKKIYDARMDSYKLPDLSLEQKKLLNTELPEGFKFEI from the coding sequence ATGATTAGAACAAGTTTAACCGATGTCTTTTTTACCAAAGAGGATGTCGAAAAACTGCACGAAAGCGTGCTACATATTTTAAGCACCGTTGGTGTTAAAATTGAAAACGAGGAAGCCCGCGGTATTTACAGCCAACATGGTGCCAGGGTAGACGGTGATATTGTCTATATTGATGAAGCTCTGCTGAACAAGGCGCTTAAAACTGTACCCGACAATTTTGAGCTTCAGGGCTTTGACAGAAGCGTCGCGATCGGCCTGGACCATGACCCGGTCATCATTCCAACCAACGGCACGCCTCTGGTTTTAAACTTTGACGGCAGCTACAGTGACACAGATCTTCACGATGTCATCAACTTTTACAAGCTTATTGACACCTCTGACGTCATCGGCATCACAAGCCAGATCGCCATCGACGTTCCCGGTCTTGATAAATCCAGGGACCGCTACCTGCCTCAGCTTGCTTTGATGCTGAAGTACAGCCACAAGCCTATCTTTAACGTACTCACCGCCACCGAGAATAACTACAAAAAATCCGACCTTGAAACCGGTACCCGCGAGGGCATCCAGTTTGCCAAAAAATTCTTTGGAATAGAGGATAAATACGTATGCTACAGCGGCGGCTGTGTCATCTCACCTCTGGCCGTCGGCTGGGAATCCATGGCCTACTTTATGGGGGAAATTAAGGAAAACCAGCCGCTGAGCATTACGGCCTGCTCCATGACCAACCTGACGGCGCCGGGCTCTCTGTTTGGCTCTGTGGTGCAGGACGCGGCAGCGGTGTTGTCCATTGTCGTTTTATCACAGCTCATGAATCCAGGCCTTCCCTGTATGTACACCAGCCTGTCCTCCATGACAGATATGCGCTATGTTCAGCTCTGCATGGGCGCGCCGGAATTCTCGCTCATCACCCTGGCGCACATCGCCTTAGCCAACTATTACCGTATTCCTGCCCGCATGGGCGGCGGCCTGGGCGATGCGTTCAAGGCCGATTACCAGGCCGGTGTAGAATCCACAGTAGGCCTTATGGCGCCGATGCTCACTCAAACTGCCATGATCGTTCATGGAGTAGGTACCATGGGCAGCTTTAATCTCACAAGCTACGAAAAATTCATTGAAGACGAAGAAACCATCCGCTATCTGAAACGCATGCGCAAGGGGTTTGACGTCTCCGATGACCATCAGAAAAAGGCCCTTAAATCCATCGAAAAGACCGGCCCACGAGGCAATTACCTGAGCGGCCGTACGCCAAAGGAATACCGTGAGGATAACTACCTGGCCAGCGCTGTATTTAACCGAAAAGGCTGTAAGGAAAACACCCGTGAAGAAGAAGGTGATATCCGTGACCGCGCTAAAAAAATCTACGATGCCCGTATGGATTCCTATAAACTGCCGGACTTAAGCCTAGAACAGAAAAAACTACTCAACACCGAGTTGCCCGAGGGGTTTAAATTTGAAATATAA
- a CDS encoding BCCT family transporter, whose translation MKPNTSIKSPNEDKVRVDRLIFIGAFILLAALIIPILAFPEQSQKIMTAIQQASLNGFGWGFLLFSFGALILCIAIAVSKLGKTKMGSPSEKPDYSTFSWIAMLFCAGQGSSIIYWGCIEWAHYYTSPPPGYASLSVEAANISTALSFLHWGPTAWALYCLPAIPMTYLYWRRRDPILRLSQTCSKVLPVKLTRGRTGSVIDLVVLIVILISYVATLGLGTPMIATGLEYFFNIPPTMWTKLAIILAWSAVFCTSVWKGLDSGIQNLSRINVWVAFVMLGMVLIFGPTAFIFNKACDSIGLLLQNYMQWSLFTDAIGQNGFAQGWTIFYFAWCITVAPFMGLWVARISKGRSLREIIIAELVVSAGSALMVFAILGGYGVHAQTIQGIDIVGVLEAKGDTWAIVTILTSLPLGKIILALMLITMFINLATSLDSTAFVLSQLSCKNLKLGQEPPRWYRMFWAVALVVVPVALTISGADGSLQTLQTFIIAPSIPTLIFICIMMVSFFLMVKEDKGLPYAEIIRNHYKRNKPEIEPEAVDELVAPFEGDDSQESSEDKQLTEPVDIQPAEA comes from the coding sequence ATGAAACCAAACACTTCTATAAAAAGTCCCAATGAAGATAAAGTGCGTGTTGACCGGCTTATCTTTATCGGTGCTTTCATTTTGCTAGCTGCTCTTATTATTCCAATTCTTGCCTTTCCTGAGCAAAGTCAGAAAATCATGACAGCCATTCAACAGGCGTCGTTAAATGGCTTTGGCTGGGGATTCCTGCTCTTCTCTTTTGGCGCGCTTATCCTGTGTATTGCCATTGCTGTCAGCAAGCTCGGCAAAACAAAAATGGGTTCTCCGTCCGAAAAGCCAGATTACTCCACCTTTTCCTGGATTGCCATGCTTTTCTGCGCAGGACAGGGCTCCAGCATCATTTACTGGGGATGCATTGAATGGGCGCATTACTACACTTCGCCGCCTCCGGGATACGCTTCTTTATCTGTCGAAGCCGCCAATATCTCAACTGCCCTTTCATTTCTTCACTGGGGACCTACAGCCTGGGCGCTCTATTGCCTGCCGGCCATTCCCATGACCTATCTCTACTGGCGCCGGAGAGACCCAATACTCCGCCTAAGCCAGACCTGCAGCAAGGTACTGCCGGTTAAATTAACCCGCGGGAGAACCGGGTCTGTCATCGACCTCGTTGTTCTAATCGTCATATTGATTTCCTATGTCGCTACCCTTGGTCTCGGCACTCCGATGATCGCTACCGGGCTGGAATATTTCTTCAATATTCCACCGACCATGTGGACAAAGCTGGCCATTATTCTGGCCTGGAGCGCTGTATTCTGTACCAGTGTCTGGAAAGGACTGGACTCTGGTATTCAAAATCTAAGCCGCATTAACGTGTGGGTAGCCTTCGTGATGCTGGGAATGGTCTTAATCTTTGGACCAACCGCTTTTATCTTCAATAAAGCCTGCGATTCCATTGGTTTACTTCTTCAGAATTATATGCAGTGGAGCCTGTTCACAGACGCAATCGGACAAAACGGCTTTGCGCAGGGCTGGACCATTTTCTACTTTGCCTGGTGCATCACGGTCGCGCCCTTTATGGGTCTCTGGGTTGCCCGGATCTCTAAAGGCCGCTCGCTCCGTGAAATCATTATCGCTGAGCTGGTCGTCAGCGCAGGAAGCGCGCTGATGGTATTCGCCATCCTGGGCGGCTACGGCGTTCACGCCCAGACTATTCAGGGGATCGATATCGTTGGCGTGCTTGAAGCCAAGGGCGATACCTGGGCCATCGTCACCATTCTGACCAGTCTGCCGCTCGGCAAGATTATACTGGCGCTAATGCTGATAACCATGTTTATCAATCTGGCTACCTCACTGGATTCCACTGCTTTCGTTCTCTCTCAGTTATCCTGTAAAAATCTGAAGCTTGGGCAGGAGCCGCCAAGATGGTATCGTATGTTCTGGGCTGTCGCACTGGTCGTCGTACCGGTTGCCCTGACAATCTCCGGCGCGGACGGATCCCTGCAGACACTCCAGACCTTTATCATCGCGCCGTCCATACCAACGCTGATCTTTATCTGCATCATGATGGTCTCTTTCTTCCTGATGGTAAAGGAGGACAAAGGCCTGCCTTACGCGGAAATTATACGAAATCACTATAAACGCAATAAGCCTGAAATTGAACCAGAAGCTGTCGATGAACTCGTCGCACCGTTTGAAGGAGACGACAGTCAAGAATCATCAGAAGATAAACAGCTAACTGAACCGGTTGATATCCAGCCTGCCGAAGCGTGA
- a CDS encoding lactate racemase domain-containing protein: MSSVVSDLLKDTPLPKFFKIKQTFPRPVIKPENIPSVVHSQLEAPKFADQIKPGMRIAITAGSRGLANYARILKAIVDFCKKKGATPFVVPAMGSHGGAVAELQTSILNGYGITEEVIGCPIISSMEVKKIGLTPDGRDVYIDKNAAEADGIIIYNRVKPHTCFRGPYQSGIMKMMAIGLAKQAGAENCHAQGYELLPKNIHMYGQAIIDHSKMLFAVATIENAYDETCKIACIHRDDVGDAEPVLLQEATDLMPRILVDACDVLIVDELGKNFSGDGMDPNITGTFCTPYADGGIKSQYVCVLDLSPETQGNGIGIGMANATTARCARKLDLEEMYPNSITSVEVGSARIPCVMKTDRETIQLCVKICVGNDKDNPRIVRIPNSSFIQHIMLSEAYYSEVQGRDDIEILSEPAPLPFDSEGNLLDLEPRVRS; the protein is encoded by the coding sequence ATGAGCAGCGTAGTATCCGATTTACTGAAAGACACACCGCTACCAAAATTTTTTAAAATCAAGCAGACCTTTCCAAGGCCTGTGATCAAACCCGAGAATATTCCATCGGTTGTGCACAGCCAGCTGGAAGCGCCAAAATTTGCAGATCAGATAAAGCCTGGCATGCGTATCGCCATCACAGCCGGCAGCAGAGGGCTGGCCAACTATGCCAGAATCCTGAAAGCCATTGTCGATTTCTGCAAGAAAAAGGGCGCAACCCCCTTTGTTGTCCCGGCCATGGGCAGTCACGGCGGCGCAGTGGCCGAGCTCCAGACTTCAATTTTAAACGGTTATGGCATTACAGAGGAGGTTATCGGCTGCCCGATCATTTCCTCCATGGAGGTTAAAAAAATCGGCCTGACACCTGACGGCCGGGATGTATATATTGACAAAAACGCCGCTGAAGCTGACGGCATCATTATCTATAACCGTGTAAAGCCCCATACCTGCTTCCGGGGCCCTTACCAGAGCGGGATCATGAAAATGATGGCCATCGGTCTCGCAAAGCAAGCCGGGGCTGAAAACTGCCATGCCCAGGGCTATGAGCTTCTTCCTAAAAACATACACATGTATGGCCAGGCCATTATCGACCACTCTAAGATGCTGTTTGCAGTCGCCACAATAGAGAACGCTTATGATGAAACCTGTAAAATCGCCTGTATCCACCGCGATGATGTCGGCGATGCGGAACCAGTGCTTTTGCAGGAAGCGACAGACCTCATGCCGCGTATTCTCGTGGATGCGTGCGATGTACTGATTGTGGATGAGCTTGGCAAAAACTTCAGCGGTGACGGTATGGACCCTAATATTACCGGAACTTTCTGCACGCCCTATGCTGACGGCGGCATTAAATCGCAGTATGTCTGCGTTCTGGACCTTTCACCCGAAACCCAGGGAAACGGGATCGGGATTGGCATGGCCAACGCTACCACAGCCCGCTGCGCCAGAAAGCTTGATCTTGAGGAAATGTATCCAAATTCAATTACCTCAGTTGAGGTCGGCAGTGCCCGTATACCCTGTGTCATGAAAACAGACCGTGAAACCATCCAGCTCTGTGTGAAAATCTGCGTCGGAAACGACAAGGACAATCCGAGAATTGTCCGCATTCCAAACTCATCCTTTATTCAGCACATTATGCTGTCCGAAGCCTACTACAGCGAGGTTCAGGGCAGAGATGACATTGAAATTCTCAGCGAACCGGCTCCGCTTCCATTTGACAGCGAGGGAAACCTGCTTGATCTGGAACCGCGGGTACGATCATAA
- the ilvD gene encoding dihydroxy-acid dehydratase: protein MLKSQKARKENPEFDPMRLGTGWIPEELSQPQILLESTFGDSHPGSTHLNALVDSAGLGVYKKNAKPAVHTATDICDGVACGHEGIRYSLASRDIISSLVEIHAKSAPYDGMVLFSSCDKAVPAHLMTIARLDIPAIHFCGGAMMPGPEFITGVVGYETPGRLARGEITQDDAEFLHCNACPTPGSCPYMGTASTMQLLSEALGLALPGNALMPAWAGMIRAYAQKAGQRIVEMVEESLTPQKILTKRSFLNAIMVHAAVSGSTNATLHIPAIAKQAGINITLSDFDRIHRQIPVLTSLISSGKWPTSYLYFAGGVPAIMREIANFLYLDEMTVTGKTVGENLAELERTGFFRHTASYLKNFGHEPRDIIRPLTDPCKPDGGMAALYGNIAPGGAVIKHASADPATHIFTGRARVFNNEEDAVEAIESGKIVPGDAVVIRYVGPRGCGMPEMFRATETLHYHPELRASTAIITDGRYSGATRGPAIGHVSPEAAVGGPIALIEDDDIIDINVPKRTLRLVGVKGKRESDDEMAAVLEKRRAIWKNQSPEYNGVLGLFTRYAGDTASGATLL from the coding sequence ATGCTTAAAAGTCAAAAAGCAAGAAAAGAAAATCCCGAGTTTGACCCCATGCGGCTGGGAACCGGATGGATCCCCGAGGAGCTGTCACAGCCTCAGATACTTTTAGAGAGTACCTTTGGCGACAGCCACCCTGGAAGCACCCATCTGAACGCCCTGGTCGACAGCGCCGGACTCGGTGTCTATAAAAAAAATGCCAAGCCAGCGGTCCATACTGCCACCGATATCTGCGACGGTGTGGCCTGCGGACACGAGGGCATCCGATACTCACTGGCCTCACGGGATATTATCTCATCACTGGTAGAGATTCATGCGAAATCCGCCCCTTATGACGGAATGGTTCTTTTTTCCTCCTGTGACAAAGCCGTACCCGCACACCTCATGACCATCGCCCGGCTCGATATTCCCGCCATCCACTTCTGCGGCGGCGCCATGATGCCTGGGCCAGAGTTCATCACCGGTGTCGTTGGCTATGAAACGCCCGGGCGGCTCGCGCGGGGAGAGATTACTCAGGATGACGCAGAATTTTTGCACTGTAACGCCTGTCCTACTCCTGGCTCCTGCCCGTATATGGGCACAGCTTCCACCATGCAGCTGCTTTCAGAAGCCCTTGGCCTCGCTCTTCCCGGCAACGCACTCATGCCTGCCTGGGCCGGTATGATCAGGGCATACGCTCAGAAAGCCGGACAGCGCATTGTTGAAATGGTGGAGGAAAGCCTGACGCCTCAGAAAATTCTTACTAAGCGCTCTTTTCTGAACGCCATCATGGTTCACGCTGCCGTTTCCGGCTCAACCAACGCAACCCTGCACATTCCTGCCATCGCAAAGCAGGCCGGAATTAACATTACTCTGTCGGATTTTGACCGTATCCACCGCCAGATACCTGTTCTGACATCACTGATCTCCAGCGGAAAATGGCCGACCTCTTATCTGTACTTTGCAGGCGGCGTGCCCGCCATCATGCGGGAGATTGCGAACTTCCTTTACCTGGACGAGATGACTGTCACAGGCAAAACCGTCGGGGAAAACCTCGCGGAGCTTGAGCGCACCGGCTTTTTCAGACATACTGCCAGCTATCTGAAAAACTTTGGCCACGAGCCGCGGGACATCATCCGCCCGCTGACAGATCCCTGCAAGCCTGACGGCGGTATGGCGGCCCTCTACGGAAACATCGCGCCTGGCGGCGCTGTCATCAAACATGCGTCGGCCGACCCGGCTACCCACATCTTTACTGGCCGTGCCAGAGTGTTCAACAATGAGGAGGACGCTGTAGAGGCCATCGAATCCGGCAAAATCGTACCGGGCGATGCCGTGGTGATTCGCTACGTCGGCCCAAGGGGATGCGGCATGCCCGAAATGTTCCGGGCTACCGAGACGCTGCACTACCATCCAGAGCTGCGCGCCAGCACTGCCATCATCACCGACGGTCGCTACTCCGGCGCCACCAGAGGCCCAGCCATCGGCCACGTCTCACCAGAAGCCGCCGTAGGCGGCCCCATCGCTCTTATCGAAGACGATGATATCATCGACATCAATGTACCCAAGCGCACCCTGAGGCTTGTTGGCGTAAAGGGAAAACGAGAGAGCGATGATGAAATGGCAGCGGTACTTGAAAAACGCAGAGCCATCTGGAAAAACCAGTCACCTGAGTACAATGGTGTTCTAGGATTGTTTACCCGTTATGCCGGAGACACAGCTTCCGGCGCAACACTGTTATAA
- a CDS encoding dihydrodipicolinate synthase family protein, with translation MYKKNDMARRHDHELIRNHVAIFDFTMGLVEITGKDARIFLDEMCVNDLAHLVPGKVMYTSILNEEAVMIDDVTFYCYSDEKFWMISPFKDNTLEWFEKHKNKRAVRFEDLSDEISLWSVQGPDSRRMLASYLKCDMTDMKYYTFMENEAGGIPIILSRTGFTGELGFEIFADSARISQIVADLLRIGKKYGVRIVESDVTLESVPTEKGLITVRDFGGTNPLEMGMEWSVNWDKPYFTGKEKLLKIKEKGPERRLMGFVASDDAIDIENESPVLVKEKVIGKVTTANYGYTVEESIGYCLIESGHAKNGEKVMVKTGGQTVEVTLCDRVFYDPQRLRINAKMDMGNLKQQNSRAYLEGKELPAAKSFKGVYAAMVTPMNRDESLNVESVKKLVDHLADESLDGILVGGSSGEYPAMGIEERKQLFKAAVKAADGRLKIAACCSANTTAGTKELCSYAGEIGVDFNLIMTPFDPPTTEESMVNYYKEIARFSKPGVIIYHYPDYTNVTLSVESIVELSREKNIYGIKNVADLTSTVSIINETRDQAFGVLTGTDETFLGTLACGGHGFMGVGACAAPKLCRRLYDSFMAGDLQKAQEYHRRLCKVMAVIFGQPFPSSLKAAVEMQGIDCGFPRKPAAAIDIDGKRQLYSVLVEAGII, from the coding sequence ATGTACAAAAAAAATGATATGGCCAGAAGACATGACCATGAACTCATCCGCAATCACGTGGCGATTTTTGACTTCACCATGGGCCTTGTGGAAATTACCGGAAAGGATGCACGCATCTTTTTAGATGAGATGTGTGTAAACGATTTGGCGCACCTGGTCCCAGGTAAGGTCATGTACACCAGTATTTTAAACGAGGAAGCTGTGATGATCGACGATGTCACCTTCTACTGTTACAGCGATGAAAAATTCTGGATGATTTCACCCTTTAAGGACAACACACTTGAGTGGTTTGAAAAGCATAAAAACAAACGCGCGGTCCGCTTTGAAGACCTGAGCGACGAAATTTCCCTCTGGTCTGTCCAGGGTCCGGATTCCCGCCGTATGCTGGCATCCTACCTGAAGTGCGACATGACCGACATGAAGTACTACACCTTTATGGAAAATGAGGCCGGCGGTATTCCCATTATCCTGTCCCGCACTGGGTTCACCGGTGAGCTTGGCTTTGAAATTTTCGCAGACAGCGCCCGTATCAGCCAGATCGTCGCAGACCTGCTGCGGATCGGAAAAAAATACGGTGTCCGCATTGTCGAAAGCGACGTCACCCTCGAGAGCGTTCCCACCGAAAAGGGACTCATCACTGTCCGGGATTTCGGTGGAACAAACCCGCTGGAAATGGGCATGGAATGGTCTGTCAACTGGGATAAGCCCTATTTCACTGGAAAAGAAAAGCTCCTCAAAATCAAGGAGAAGGGTCCTGAACGCAGACTCATGGGCTTTGTAGCCAGTGACGATGCCATCGACATCGAAAACGAAAGCCCGGTTTTAGTAAAGGAAAAGGTGATCGGAAAGGTCACTACCGCCAATTATGGCTACACAGTGGAAGAGAGCATTGGCTATTGCCTCATCGAATCCGGACACGCTAAAAACGGGGAGAAAGTTATGGTAAAAACCGGAGGACAGACTGTGGAAGTCACCCTCTGCGACCGTGTATTCTATGATCCCCAGCGACTGCGCATCAACGCTAAAATGGACATGGGCAATTTGAAGCAGCAAAACAGCCGAGCTTACCTGGAGGGAAAGGAGCTGCCAGCGGCCAAATCATTTAAAGGTGTGTATGCAGCCATGGTAACCCCCATGAATCGTGATGAAAGCCTGAACGTCGAATCGGTGAAAAAGCTGGTGGATCATCTTGCCGATGAGAGCCTTGACGGTATTCTGGTGGGCGGCAGCTCCGGCGAATATCCAGCCATGGGTATCGAGGAGAGAAAGCAACTGTTCAAGGCAGCTGTCAAAGCTGCAGATGGCCGTCTCAAGATCGCTGCCTGCTGCAGCGCCAACACCACCGCCGGCACTAAGGAGCTCTGCTCATACGCCGGCGAAATCGGTGTGGACTTCAACCTCATCATGACTCCCTTTGACCCGCCAACCACTGAGGAATCCATGGTAAACTACTATAAAGAAATCGCCCGCTTCTCAAAACCCGGCGTAATCATTTACCATTATCCGGATTACACCAATGTAACGCTGTCTGTGGAATCCATTGTTGAGCTGTCCAGAGAAAAGAATATCTACGGCATTAAAAATGTGGCCGACCTTACCAGCACAGTGTCCATCATCAATGAAACCAGAGACCAGGCCTTTGGCGTTTTGACCGGAACCGATGAAACCTTCCTCGGGACACTGGCCTGCGGCGGGCACGGTTTTATGGGTGTGGGCGCCTGCGCTGCTCCAAAACTCTGCCGCCGCCTGTACGATAGCTTTATGGCAGGAGATCTGCAAAAAGCCCAAGAATATCACCGCAGGCTCTGCAAGGTCATGGCGGTTATCTTTGGACAACCCTTCCCAAGCTCGCTGAAAGCAGCGGTTGAAATGCAGGGGATCGACTGCGGATTCCCGAGAAAGCCTGCCGCCGCCATCGATATCGACGGCAAACGCCAGCTCTACAGTGTTCTGGTAGAAGCCGGCATCATCTAA